The Caldisericum exile AZM16c01 region TTTTGTTAAAATTTGGTTAAATTCAGGTTAAATTGCTTTAACTTGCTTTTGGGAATTTTAGTGTGAATTTTGTTCCGATGCCCAGTTTACTTTCAACCTTTATTTCTCCAGAATGCATATCTACTATTCTTTTAGTAATTGTTAATCCAAGCCCTGTCCCTTTTACAATTTCATTTCTAGATGAGTCTTCTCGATAGAATGGCTCAAAGATTTTTTCAACATTTTCTTCTTTGATACCCTTTCCTGTATCTTCAACAGTAATATACACAAATTTTTCGTCGTTAAGCACATTTAGGCTAACCTTGCCTTGCTCTGTATATTTCAAGGCATTTTCAAGGAGGTTAATAAGTACATCTTCCAAAAGGAAATAATTTCCTCTTATTATAGAATTTTGTTGTATAGTATAAGAAAGTTCAATACCCTTTTCTTTAAATAAGTTTGCGAATTTTTCTACAACTTCGCTTGAGAGTTTTGAAAAATCTACAACCTCGTTAAGGGTGTTTCTTCCTGATTCGATTTCGCTTAGTTTCAGGATTCTTTCTGTTAGTTTCTTTAGCCTTTCTGAGTTTTCTTTAAGAATTTCTAGGAACTTTTGTCCTTTTTTCTTTATGAAACT contains the following coding sequences:
- a CDS encoding sensor histidine kinase, giving the protein MKESVEIKNLEDLLKNVIDKNEVKKTNENLYIFDQITSYTIKLGEDYLNKLKELNDLKTICNGISSKIDEAILIIDNKGEIVFKNEGSQSFIKLKDKKLYYEAIRNSELITLISDALKNGEENVAQIYINETPYEVDIFPIVLKEKKHFLAIFKKLSDLKSETLLKTQFLEAVSHEMKTPLSSILGTVEILESESFIKKKGQKFLEILKENSERLKKLTERILKLSEIESGRNTLNEVVDFSKLSSEVVEKFANLFKEKGIELSYTIQQNSIIRGNYFLLEDVLINLLENALKYTEQGKVSLNVLNDEKFVYITVEDTGKGIKEENVEKIFEPFYREDSSRNEIVKGTGLGLTITKRIVDMHSGEIKVESKLGIGTKFTLKFPKAS